One Nitrospira sp. DNA window includes the following coding sequences:
- the uvrC gene encoding excinuclease ABC subunit UvrC, whose translation MTTDALHSKLDHLPPNPGVYLFKDQAGDYLYVGKAASLADRVRSYFQRTADHSPKTTLLVSQIADLETIVTRSELEALILESNLIKRHRPRFNIVLRDDKQYPYLRLPVKERFPRLSIVRRVQKDGALYYGPYTPAGALRETLKVIKKAFPLATCTIDIDGTAERACLEFEIKRCMAPCTGNQSQEEYHKIVSQVRQFLEGRDRELLDELRAGMDAAAEREEFEEAARIRDRLFKIERTLEKQRITQTASTDQDVIGLARQGTAVDLQLLFVRGGLLIGRKDFFWPQSADVSDEDLVRSAIEQFYNKDGQPPKELLVPAALADAELIEQWLSDKRGSGVKVLAPERGTKHQLVLLAEENAAAAVADHLRDEALDLQAVEDLKRLLHLDKAPRRIEGFDISNTMGQQSVASMVVWEDGQMKKADYRRFKIQTVTGANDFASMQEVVARRYGTSEDLARPDLILIDGGLGQLAAAMEGLKQAGHHDQAIMGLAKARGEKDERIFLPGRKNPILLRPNAPATHLVQRIRDEAHRFALGYHRKLRGKALIASKLDHIIGIGEIRRTTLLKQFGSVDALAAASDSALAEAGLDATTIAALRNTLT comes from the coding sequence ATGACGACCGACGCACTCCACTCCAAACTCGACCATTTGCCGCCGAATCCAGGCGTCTATCTCTTCAAGGACCAGGCCGGCGACTATCTCTACGTCGGCAAGGCCGCGTCGCTGGCCGACCGTGTCCGCTCATACTTTCAACGCACCGCCGACCACAGCCCCAAAACGACGCTGCTCGTCAGCCAGATTGCCGATCTGGAAACCATCGTCACCCGGTCGGAACTCGAAGCCCTCATCCTCGAAAGCAATCTGATCAAGCGGCACCGGCCCCGTTTCAACATCGTGCTGCGTGACGACAAGCAGTACCCCTATCTCCGCCTGCCGGTCAAAGAGCGGTTCCCCCGCCTCTCCATTGTCCGGCGCGTCCAAAAAGACGGCGCCCTCTACTATGGCCCCTACACCCCGGCCGGCGCACTCCGCGAAACGCTGAAGGTCATCAAGAAAGCCTTTCCGCTGGCGACCTGCACCATCGACATCGACGGGACGGCGGAGCGGGCCTGCCTGGAATTCGAGATCAAGCGGTGCATGGCGCCCTGCACCGGCAACCAATCGCAGGAGGAGTACCACAAGATCGTCAGCCAGGTTCGGCAGTTTCTGGAAGGGCGCGATCGTGAATTGCTGGACGAATTGCGGGCCGGCATGGACGCCGCCGCGGAACGGGAGGAGTTCGAAGAAGCGGCGAGGATTCGTGACCGGCTCTTCAAGATCGAGCGGACGCTTGAAAAACAGCGCATCACCCAGACCGCATCGACGGATCAGGACGTCATCGGCCTTGCCCGGCAAGGCACCGCCGTGGATCTGCAGTTGCTCTTCGTGCGCGGCGGGCTCTTGATCGGCCGGAAGGATTTCTTCTGGCCCCAGTCTGCCGATGTGAGCGACGAGGACCTGGTCCGATCGGCCATCGAACAGTTTTACAATAAGGACGGCCAACCGCCGAAAGAACTCCTCGTTCCCGCAGCCCTCGCCGACGCCGAACTGATCGAACAATGGCTCAGCGACAAACGGGGATCCGGCGTGAAGGTCCTCGCTCCGGAGCGCGGCACGAAACATCAGCTGGTATTGCTGGCGGAAGAAAATGCCGCCGCAGCAGTAGCCGATCATCTCAGAGACGAAGCCCTCGACCTTCAGGCGGTCGAAGACCTGAAACGGTTGCTCCACCTCGACAAGGCTCCCAGACGGATCGAAGGATTCGACATCTCCAACACAATGGGCCAACAGTCCGTCGCCTCAATGGTCGTGTGGGAAGACGGCCAGATGAAGAAGGCGGATTATCGCCGGTTCAAAATCCAGACAGTGACGGGCGCCAACGACTTCGCCAGCATGCAGGAAGTCGTCGCCCGGCGGTATGGAACATCAGAGGATTTGGCCCGCCCCGATTTGATCCTGATCGACGGAGGGCTCGGACAACTGGCCGCCGCCATGGAAGGGCTGAAGCAGGCCGGCCACCATGACCAAGCCATTATGGGCCTGGCCAAGGCGCGCGGTGAAAAAGATGAGCGCATCTTTCTGCCCGGCCGGAAGAATCCCATCCTCTTGAGACCGAATGCCCCGGCTACGCACCTGGTGCAACGCATCCGCGACGAAGCGCACCGGTTTGCCTTGGGCTACCATCGCAAGCTCCGCGGCAAAGCCTTGATCGCGTCAAAGCTGGATCACATCATCGGGATCGGCGAGATCAGACGGACCACCTTGCTGAAACAGTTCGGCAGCGTCGATGCGCTGGCCGCGGCCAGCGACAGTGCCCTCGCAGAGGCCGGCCTCGACGCCACCACCATCGCGGCTCTCCGCAACACCCTCACCTAA
- a CDS encoding outer membrane protein transport protein: protein MNSVSNCLGYRMRYGIALLCLCAMCFSSPRTALAQALRFQPQGAAAVGQGNAFAAQADDASAIHYNPAGLTQVEGIQAIGGTALLGGSVKYKNISGADIRGDMGGSAVFPPPSHAYFSANLGALGLASLSRMTVGLGLTSPFGLNTRYPVDGPFNTAATVATLPLIDIKPTVAYKVTDDLSIGLGADIYTFANFLGEGQVEQRQVGAGLYGIPAGASVELNGKGTGVGMNASLLYAPIKNHEGKPLASIGLVYRSQAVLPLHGALLVNGAKVAEASTSLALPPIYTAAVAVWPVRTSEREWKLELDVDYVVWKSNQNLDVRLSNGVTVPQPQQWKTVQVVAVGTEYTWLNPAWLRHWNISARAGYTRTENPVPDLTFNPATISLSSNTLSLGAGFLCRKGGRFLGIVPCGGESAVWPKAMGFDVAYQEWFYEPHTVAGNQNPTVNGTYHAFVHLGTVSVKFLF, encoded by the coding sequence ATGAACAGTGTCAGCAATTGCCTGGGGTATCGGATGCGGTATGGGATTGCGCTCCTGTGCCTGTGCGCCATGTGTTTCAGTTCCCCTCGGACGGCTCTCGCGCAAGCCCTTCGGTTTCAACCACAAGGGGCTGCCGCTGTTGGCCAAGGGAATGCCTTTGCCGCGCAGGCAGACGATGCATCCGCGATTCATTACAACCCAGCTGGGCTGACACAGGTTGAGGGAATTCAAGCTATTGGGGGGACCGCTCTGCTTGGTGGGTCGGTAAAGTATAAGAATATATCCGGGGCCGATATTCGCGGTGATATGGGGGGCAGTGCCGTATTCCCTCCACCGAGTCATGCTTATTTCAGTGCCAATTTGGGCGCGCTTGGGTTGGCGAGCCTCTCGCGGATGACGGTGGGGCTTGGACTGACTTCTCCCTTCGGGTTGAATACGCGCTATCCCGTCGATGGGCCGTTTAACACGGCGGCAACGGTTGCAACCTTACCCCTGATCGATATCAAGCCGACGGTGGCCTACAAAGTGACGGACGATCTGTCCATCGGCCTCGGGGCCGATATCTATACGTTTGCCAATTTTCTAGGGGAAGGCCAGGTCGAACAGCGGCAAGTTGGGGCGGGGCTCTATGGCATTCCAGCCGGGGCTTCGGTGGAACTCAACGGGAAAGGGACTGGCGTGGGGATGAATGCCAGCCTCTTGTATGCCCCGATCAAAAACCATGAGGGCAAACCCCTCGCTTCGATTGGCCTGGTCTATCGCAGCCAGGCCGTGCTTCCGTTGCATGGCGCGCTGTTGGTCAATGGCGCGAAAGTCGCTGAGGCTTCCACAAGCCTCGCCCTTCCGCCGATCTATACCGCGGCGGTGGCGGTCTGGCCGGTGCGCACCAGTGAGCGGGAATGGAAGCTGGAACTGGATGTGGACTATGTCGTCTGGAAATCCAATCAGAATCTGGACGTGCGTCTATCCAATGGTGTCACGGTGCCTCAGCCTCAACAGTGGAAGACCGTCCAGGTCGTGGCGGTCGGGACGGAATATACGTGGCTCAATCCTGCGTGGTTGCGGCATTGGAACATATCGGCCCGGGCCGGCTATACCAGAACCGAAAACCCTGTGCCGGATCTGACGTTTAATCCGGCGACTATTTCCCTGTCATCTAACACGCTCTCACTTGGGGCAGGGTTTCTGTGCAGAAAGGGTGGCCGGTTTCTAGGAATCGTTCCCTGCGGAGGCGAGTCGGCTGTGTGGCCCAAGGCCATGGGGTTTGATGTGGCCTATCAGGAATGGTTTTACGAGCCGCATACGGTGGCGGGAAATCAGAATCCTACGGTCAACGGAACCTATCACGCCTTTGTCCATTTGGGGACGGTTAGCGTCAAATTCCTTTTTTAA
- a CDS encoding LuxR family transcriptional regulator, which translates to MAYARNKRPFPGELFARLSKSECEGFIELLHYTAESDNVDDVKSVLVRFQHLFPFTRVIGGLARLGPTGTFEGFTNVLNASYPEEWLRLYWQKGYFDVDPVFQTALQKPGTQHWAKTYNTGASEKQQEFIAAAKEFGLGDGITTGSIDSACGIATFCSFASAGPVDAERYLQLIEYFGYHIHLALLRTAPPHSQNLDQCVRELTLREMTILNWMKNGKTNGEIGQILGVTERTVRFHVGSIFSKLDVTSRSQAVATAIEHGLPNVV; encoded by the coding sequence ATGGCTTACGCCCGGAACAAACGCCCCTTCCCAGGAGAGCTGTTCGCTCGCCTCTCGAAATCCGAATGCGAAGGCTTCATTGAACTTCTCCACTACACCGCGGAATCGGACAATGTCGATGACGTCAAATCGGTCCTCGTCCGATTTCAGCATCTCTTTCCGTTTACCAGAGTGATCGGCGGATTGGCGAGGTTGGGTCCCACGGGAACGTTCGAAGGATTTACGAATGTCCTCAATGCCAGCTACCCGGAAGAATGGCTGCGTCTCTACTGGCAAAAAGGTTATTTCGACGTCGATCCGGTCTTCCAAACCGCGCTGCAGAAGCCAGGCACCCAACACTGGGCCAAAACGTACAACACCGGCGCGTCGGAAAAACAACAGGAGTTCATCGCGGCCGCCAAAGAGTTCGGGCTCGGGGACGGCATTACAACCGGATCCATCGATTCGGCATGCGGCATCGCGACCTTCTGCTCATTCGCCTCGGCAGGGCCCGTTGATGCCGAACGGTACCTCCAGTTGATCGAGTATTTCGGCTACCATATTCATCTCGCCCTGCTTCGAACCGCGCCTCCCCATTCTCAAAACCTTGATCAATGCGTCCGGGAATTAACACTGCGTGAGATGACGATCTTGAACTGGATGAAAAACGGGAAGACCAATGGAGAAATTGGTCAAATCCTCGGCGTCACCGAACGAACGGTCCGGTTTCACGTGGGGAGCATCTTCTCGAAACTCGACGTGACATCCCGATCGCAAGCCGTTGCAACCGCCATCGAGCACGGGCTCCCCAACGTCGTCTAA
- a CDS encoding GNAT family N-acetyltransferase, whose translation MRTLHGPELDQSYRLRHRVFAETLRWVLPSSDGKEIDLYDVWGTTIGLVRADGMVVGMARLLPSSGPFMLEHDLAALLPPGHRVRKTSDTAEITRLAVTPEIRDKGLSARIMLAVLKGVYQWAVENNVRYYYLEVEHRFLRVLRALGFPCEPLGAPVSLPPAGASSVAAVYDMMQFDEQNARRRPEFLQWMSTIQTMDGVVVTGRQALACTNQELVQAGAAGG comes from the coding sequence GTGAGAACATTGCACGGCCCGGAGCTGGATCAGTCCTATCGGCTTCGACATCGGGTGTTTGCGGAAACCTTGCGATGGGTGTTGCCGTCAAGTGATGGGAAAGAGATCGATTTGTACGATGTCTGGGGAACGACGATCGGGTTGGTGCGCGCGGACGGAATGGTCGTTGGAATGGCCCGATTACTCCCTTCGTCCGGGCCATTTATGCTGGAGCATGATCTTGCCGCACTCCTTCCTCCCGGCCACCGGGTGAGAAAGACGTCCGATACTGCCGAAATCACTCGCTTGGCGGTCACGCCGGAAATCCGCGACAAAGGACTGTCGGCCAGGATCATGCTTGCGGTGTTGAAAGGCGTGTATCAGTGGGCGGTTGAGAACAACGTTCGATACTACTATCTGGAGGTGGAGCATCGATTCCTCAGGGTATTGCGCGCGTTGGGATTCCCCTGTGAGCCGTTAGGCGCGCCGGTCTCGCTCCCGCCGGCAGGAGCGAGTTCTGTGGCGGCGGTCTACGACATGATGCAGTTCGATGAACAGAATGCCAGAAGGCGTCCAGAATTCCTGCAATGGATGTCGACTATTCAAACAATGGACGGAGTTGTAGTGACGGGGCGTCAGGCATTGGCCTGCACGAATCAGGAGCTGGTGCAGGCAGGTGCAGCGGGCGGGTAA
- a CDS encoding sensor histidine kinase, giving the protein MNRDGHDLFVITGGRPTSPRPSRQRPGIRGLAPAHQLDESLSVSFVSMEERLSQLLEDRERMGRDLHDSVLQSLYAIGLSLETARKISPPLSPEATQASTHAIEQLNRLIHEVRGTIHRLKDGRIQNFDLAVELANLQHTYEQVGGISITLNLQPGAMDLLTMEEEQDILHIVREALSNCVRHAQATHASISLRLRGTRLRLTISDDGIGFSTAALPCRGYGLTNMEARTKKLGGMLRVQSKPGEGTRLTAELLLEPVLTPL; this is encoded by the coding sequence ATGAATCGCGACGGGCACGACTTATTTGTGATCACCGGCGGGCGGCCAACGTCTCCACGCCCCTCGCGACAGAGACCCGGCATCAGAGGCCTTGCACCCGCACACCAGTTAGACGAATCGCTGTCTGTTTCGTTTGTTTCGATGGAGGAGCGCTTGAGCCAGCTGCTGGAGGATCGCGAACGGATGGGGCGCGACCTGCATGACTCGGTGCTGCAATCCCTCTATGCCATTGGCCTCAGCCTAGAGACCGCCAGAAAGATCAGTCCGCCGCTGTCGCCGGAAGCGACCCAGGCCAGCACCCATGCGATTGAGCAACTCAACCGATTAATCCATGAGGTGCGGGGGACGATCCACCGTCTCAAAGACGGCAGGATTCAGAACTTTGATTTGGCGGTAGAGCTAGCCAATCTCCAGCACACCTACGAGCAGGTCGGCGGCATCTCCATCACGCTGAACCTGCAGCCGGGCGCGATGGACCTGCTCACCATGGAAGAAGAACAAGACATCCTGCACATCGTCCGGGAGGCCTTGAGTAACTGCGTCCGCCATGCGCAGGCCACACACGCCTCCATCTCGCTCCGCCTGCGCGGCACCCGCCTGCGCCTCACCATCAGCGACGACGGAATCGGCTTCTCAACTGCGGCCCTTCCATGCAGAGGCTACGGCCTCACCAACATGGAGGCCCGCACGAAAAAACTCGGGGGGATGCTACGCGTGCAATCAAAACCGGGCGAGGGTACCCGTCTCACCGCGGAGCTTCTCCTGGAACCCGTACTGACACCCTTATGA
- a CDS encoding response regulator transcription factor: MKHTRTTILIVDDHEVVRQGLRTLLSLEQDLHIVGDASTVAEALTETARLRPHVVLLDMKLPDGTGPEACSRLLALAPDTRILMLTSFAEEAMVVSAVQSGVHGYLLKDVRATDLVQAIRTIAGGQSYLDPRVAQQALSWIRHQNKPDHPTPPQGLEQLSPQERAILPLLAEGKTNKEIAARLRLSDKTIKNYLAHIFDKLQVSRRTEAVAWYIKMSRSSPIDQIS, encoded by the coding sequence ATGAAACACACTCGCACAACTATTCTCATCGTTGACGATCATGAAGTCGTCCGCCAGGGACTCCGAACTCTGTTGAGCCTAGAACAAGACCTCCACATAGTCGGGGACGCCTCAACGGTCGCCGAGGCACTGACGGAAACGGCCAGGCTTCGTCCGCACGTGGTTCTGTTGGATATGAAATTGCCGGATGGGACAGGGCCCGAAGCCTGCAGCCGACTACTGGCGCTTGCTCCCGACACCCGCATACTAATGTTGACCAGCTTTGCAGAAGAAGCGATGGTCGTGAGTGCCGTACAAAGCGGAGTGCATGGCTATCTGTTAAAAGACGTTCGCGCCACCGATCTGGTTCAGGCAATTCGAACGATTGCCGGCGGGCAGAGTTATCTCGATCCGCGCGTCGCCCAGCAAGCCCTCAGCTGGATTCGACACCAGAACAAGCCTGATCACCCAACGCCCCCCCAAGGGCTCGAACAGCTCTCCCCGCAAGAACGAGCCATTCTGCCCCTCCTCGCCGAAGGAAAAACCAACAAGGAAATTGCCGCGCGGTTGCGGCTAAGCGATAAGACCATCAAGAACTATTTGGCCCATATTTTCGACAAGTTACAGGTCAGCAGGCGAACGGAAGCCGTCGCCTGGTACATAAAAATGAGCCGGTCAAGCCCTATAGACCAGATCAGCTAG
- a CDS encoding PAS domain S-box protein — MDLARMEIRTDQSVQAVPSDASTDSERALQDLQRTFDQRLQERTRELNQTIHHLQQEIMRHQATEALLAARELRYRLLYEQNPSMYFTLDPSGRILSVNQFGATALGYRPGELIDRSVLCVFHPDDHQTVLTQLHLCASSPETTFDWEIQKIRKDGSQLWVKERARQVTDPHGHPMILVVCEDMTDRREAEATLRKSEERFRQIAETIEEVVWSADPSIGKMLYISPAYERIWGRSCASLYAEPKSFIEAIHPDDRPRVVKELIAQQEGRLFAHEYRVLRPDGTIRWVWDRGFPVVDQATGLLTHYVGVALDITERKQAEEALRESQTRLAFVLSHSPAVIYTAAASGEFGATFVSANITAQLGYEPQEFTNDPRFWVDRIHPDDAPEIFKRLSALFAQGTLAHEYRFLNKQGQYRWMHDEVVLIRDPDGHPVELLGSWLDITERKQTEELLRVSEERFAKAFRSSPHPVIVTERETGLCLEVNDAGLALFGYRREEVIGQTVPTLRLWATPEDRAQFFARLAQAGTFRNVEMEFYTKDRTPRQCLVSCEPIEIDGKACLVTVGTDITEQKRAEEAVRLQERILQQAREERERISQDLHDNILQSLYAVGMQLEASKLVAGTSARKSKTHVTQAIAQLNQLVQEVRHFIALLHQRNAPNMDFERTLRQLADSFSSAGHNAPTLTIQPEAIPLITATMGEQLVSIAREALSNSMRHAKASTRSMTLRFIGSIIQLRITDDGIGFKPGQKRRRGQGLRNMATRAAHIGARFLLASTPGQGTSVIVEVPLERPHEPGTI; from the coding sequence ATGGACCTTGCCCGGATGGAAATCCGCACGGATCAATCCGTCCAGGCCGTCCCATCCGATGCGTCCACAGACTCCGAACGCGCCCTCCAAGACCTGCAGCGAACGTTTGACCAACGCCTTCAGGAGCGAACCAGGGAACTCAACCAAACCATTCACCACCTGCAACAGGAAATCATGCGCCATCAAGCGACTGAGGCCCTCCTCGCGGCGCGCGAACTCCGATACCGTCTGCTCTATGAACAGAACCCCTCCATGTATTTCACGCTCGATCCGAGCGGCCGCATTCTGTCTGTCAATCAATTCGGCGCCACCGCGCTCGGCTATCGGCCCGGCGAGCTGATCGATCGGTCGGTTCTGTGCGTCTTTCATCCGGATGATCATCAAACCGTGCTCACCCAGTTGCACCTGTGCGCAAGCAGCCCCGAAACGACCTTTGACTGGGAAATTCAGAAAATTCGAAAGGACGGGAGCCAGCTGTGGGTCAAAGAACGGGCGCGACAGGTTACCGATCCGCACGGGCATCCCATGATCCTGGTGGTCTGCGAAGACATGACCGATCGGCGGGAAGCGGAGGCCACCCTTCGGAAGAGTGAAGAACGGTTCCGGCAAATTGCCGAGACCATCGAAGAAGTCGTATGGTCTGCCGACCCAAGCATCGGCAAAATGTTGTATATCAGCCCGGCCTACGAGCGCATCTGGGGGCGCTCCTGCGCCAGCTTGTATGCGGAACCCAAATCCTTCATTGAGGCTATTCATCCCGATGATCGCCCACGTGTGGTGAAAGAACTCATTGCGCAGCAGGAAGGACGGCTCTTTGCCCACGAATACCGAGTGCTACGTCCGGACGGGACCATCCGCTGGGTCTGGGACCGGGGATTTCCCGTTGTGGATCAGGCAACCGGCCTGCTCACACACTATGTGGGCGTGGCCTTGGATATCACCGAGCGCAAGCAGGCCGAAGAAGCGCTCCGGGAGAGCCAAACCCGGCTCGCCTTTGTGCTCTCCCACTCTCCCGCCGTCATTTACACCGCGGCCGCTTCTGGAGAGTTTGGGGCCACCTTCGTCTCCGCGAATATCACCGCACAACTCGGATACGAGCCGCAGGAATTTACGAACGATCCCCGATTCTGGGTCGATCGGATTCATCCGGACGATGCTCCGGAGATTTTCAAGCGTCTTTCCGCTCTCTTTGCTCAAGGAACGCTGGCCCACGAATACCGCTTTTTAAACAAGCAGGGCCAGTACCGCTGGATGCATGATGAAGTCGTTTTGATTCGAGACCCTGACGGCCATCCTGTCGAACTGCTCGGCTCCTGGCTCGACATCACCGAGCGCAAGCAGACCGAAGAATTGCTGCGCGTGAGTGAAGAGCGGTTTGCCAAAGCCTTCCGGTCGAGCCCCCATCCCGTCATCGTCACGGAACGTGAGACGGGACTCTGCCTGGAGGTCAACGACGCGGGGCTCGCCCTGTTCGGCTATCGACGGGAGGAAGTGATCGGCCAGACCGTGCCAACCTTGAGATTGTGGGCGACCCCCGAGGATCGCGCCCAGTTTTTTGCGCGGCTGGCCCAGGCGGGAACCTTCCGCAATGTCGAAATGGAATTTTATACGAAAGACCGCACACCCCGGCAATGTCTGGTCTCCTGCGAACCGATCGAGATCGACGGGAAGGCCTGCCTGGTGACGGTGGGAACCGACATCACGGAACAAAAGCGGGCCGAAGAGGCTGTCCGCCTCCAAGAGCGCATCCTGCAGCAGGCGAGAGAGGAGCGTGAACGCATCAGCCAGGACCTGCACGATAACATCTTGCAATCTTTGTACGCGGTCGGCATGCAGCTGGAGGCCAGCAAGCTGGTGGCCGGCACCTCGGCGAGAAAATCCAAGACCCATGTCACGCAGGCCATCGCCCAACTCAATCAGCTCGTTCAGGAAGTGCGCCACTTCATCGCCTTGCTGCACCAACGCAACGCGCCGAACATGGATTTTGAGCGCACACTGCGCCAATTGGCCGACTCATTTTCCTCCGCCGGACACAATGCCCCTACCCTGACCATCCAGCCGGAGGCCATCCCGCTGATCACGGCCACTATGGGAGAGCAGCTCGTGAGCATCGCGCGCGAAGCCCTCAGCAACAGCATGCGCCATGCCAAGGCCAGCACGCGATCCATGACCCTGCGCTTCATCGGCTCAATTATCCAATTGCGTATCACCGACGACGGCATCGGCTTCAAGCCAGGCCAGAAGCGCCGGCGGGGCCAGGGGCTGAGAAACATGGCCACACGCGCCGCACACATCGGCGCCCGTTTTCTGCTGGCCAGCACGCCAGGACAAGGCACAAGTGTCATCGTCGAGGTCCCGCTAGAAAGGCCGCATGAGCCAGGCACAATCTAA
- a CDS encoding response regulator transcription factor, which yields MSQAQSKPTKPIRILLVDDHEVVRIGLSAVLNLTPGMKVVGQASKKDEALRQCARLKPDIVLLDIRLPDGNGVDAAGDILAVSPSSRVLFLTSFADEHTVEEASLSGAHGYLLKDIASQALVRAIKTVAAGQPLTDSRITHHAPGWRTPSPSAPSPSKRPLLSPQEQRLLPLVAAGYTNKEIAQSLTLSEKTVKNYLANIYSKLQISRRSQVATFFASSFRGTPLS from the coding sequence ATGAGCCAGGCACAATCTAAACCCACTAAACCCATTCGGATCCTGCTCGTCGACGACCATGAAGTGGTCCGTATCGGGCTGAGCGCCGTGCTCAATTTGACGCCCGGCATGAAAGTGGTCGGCCAAGCCAGCAAAAAGGACGAGGCGCTCAGGCAATGCGCGCGGCTGAAACCCGACATCGTGCTCCTCGATATCCGCTTGCCCGATGGCAACGGCGTGGACGCGGCGGGAGACATCTTGGCGGTCAGCCCCTCATCCCGCGTCCTGTTCCTCACCAGCTTTGCGGATGAGCATACCGTCGAAGAAGCGAGCCTGTCAGGCGCCCACGGGTATCTGCTGAAGGACATCGCCTCGCAGGCCCTGGTCCGCGCCATCAAAACCGTCGCCGCCGGCCAGCCCCTCACCGATTCCCGGATCACGCACCATGCGCCCGGCTGGCGAACGCCCTCCCCCTCGGCGCCCAGCCCGTCGAAACGTCCGCTGCTGTCGCCGCAGGAGCAGCGCTTGCTCCCCCTGGTTGCCGCAGGATATACGAATAAAGAAATCGCCCAGTCCTTAACCCTCAGTGAAAAAACCGTGAAGAATTATTTGGCCAACATTTACTCCAAGCTTCAAATCAGCCGCCGGTCTCAAGTCGCCACCTTCTTCGCCAGCAGTTTCAGGGGCACCCCGCTCTCCTGA
- a CDS encoding response regulator gives MTDTVPLSILYLGPQSPLTAQIGSWLATHLPGPHTVRMTHTLADALEHLQAQRVDLVLLDLKSQERPGQDLLHTIHAASPTSALLALVLHTDDSSAFDALRRGAHEVLAITSSTHADACRAIARALARTGKQPPAFMRPSTAPPASLKPDRLIHDLNNLLTSINGFADLLLTRLAPQDPARTSAEHIVTAGKRAAALLKAHAPVPHSASTAPPAPIMQPPAITAKAA, from the coding sequence ATGACTGATACGGTCCCCCTTTCAATCCTCTATCTGGGCCCTCAGAGTCCGCTCACGGCGCAGATCGGCTCGTGGCTGGCCACTCATCTTCCTGGTCCGCACACGGTCCGCATGACTCACACGCTGGCCGATGCCCTCGAACATCTCCAGGCCCAGCGAGTCGATCTGGTCCTGCTCGATCTCAAGAGCCAGGAACGGCCGGGTCAGGATCTGCTCCACACAATCCATGCCGCCTCGCCCACCAGCGCGCTTCTCGCGCTGGTGCTGCATACGGACGATAGCTCCGCCTTTGACGCGCTTCGCCGGGGCGCTCACGAAGTCCTGGCCATCACCTCATCGACCCACGCTGACGCCTGCCGGGCCATCGCCCGAGCCCTCGCACGCACAGGAAAACAACCGCCCGCGTTCATGCGGCCGAGCACGGCGCCTCCCGCATCGCTCAAGCCAGACCGGCTGATTCATGACCTCAATAATCTCCTCACCTCGATCAATGGATTTGCGGATCTCCTGCTGACGCGCCTCGCGCCGCAAGACCCTGCCCGTACAAGTGCGGAGCATATTGTCACAGCCGGGAAACGAGCCGCGGCACTGCTCAAGGCCCATGCGCCAGTCCCGCACTCCGCTTCCACGGCGCCCCCCGCGCCGATCATGCAGCCGCCTGCCATCACCGCCAAAGCCGCCTAA
- a CDS encoding TIGR00645 family protein gives MSSEHSSPSPTHAKPSHSPWHRIEQGFEFAVFHSRWIQAPLYCGLIVAELLYAYKFLVELWEMLLHVNQSKEVEFMLGVLGLIDVTMVANLLTMVIIGGYATFVSKLDLEGHPDRPDWLGHVDPGTIKVKLAASLIGISSIHLLKAFVDIENENLDHIKWKIFIHMTFLGSAILLAWTDKIMQKDKKH, from the coding sequence ATGTCCAGCGAGCATTCTTCCCCGTCCCCAACCCATGCCAAACCATCCCATTCACCCTGGCACAGAATCGAGCAAGGCTTCGAGTTTGCCGTGTTCCACAGCCGGTGGATTCAAGCCCCGCTCTATTGCGGGCTGATCGTGGCGGAACTGCTCTATGCCTATAAATTCCTGGTCGAATTGTGGGAAATGCTGCTCCACGTCAACCAGAGCAAAGAAGTCGAATTCATGCTCGGCGTCCTCGGATTGATCGATGTCACGATGGTGGCGAATCTGCTCACGATGGTCATTATCGGCGGCTATGCGACGTTCGTCAGCAAGCTCGACCTGGAAGGCCATCCTGACCGGCCCGACTGGCTGGGGCATGTGGATCCCGGCACGATCAAGGTGAAACTGGCGGCCTCACTCATCGGCATCTCCAGCATCCACCTCTTGAAAGCCTTCGTCGATATCGAGAATGAGAACCTTGACCACATCAAGTGGAAGATCTTCATCCACATGACCTTCCTCGGCTCAGCCATTCTGCTGGCCTGGACCGACAAGATCATGCAAAAGGATAAAAAGCACTGA